One stretch of Thalassophryne amazonica chromosome 19, fThaAma1.1, whole genome shotgun sequence DNA includes these proteins:
- the ythdf2 gene encoding YTH domain-containing family protein 2 encodes MSASSLLEQRPKGQANKVQNGAVTQKDTLNDDEFEPYLNTQARQSNAYTAMSDSYMPSYYSPSIGFSYSLNEAAWSTGGDPPMPYLASYGQLSNGEPHYLPDAMFGQPGPLGSNPFLGQHGFNFFPSGIDFSAWGNSSSQGQSGTPQSSGYSSSYAYAPSSLGGAMIDGQSPFAPAANEPLNKAPGMNSLDQGMAGLKIGSAAPGGNGDMTPKVVGSGLPGGGPLGPVSSVGPPSMPPVSIAPAKPASWADIASKPAKPQPKLKTKGGMAGANLPPPPIKHNMDIGTWDNKGTMPKAATPQQVPPISSNGQPPSQASPQPGATAAGTPQLPLSNGQMIPPVSQMGQHQLPPTGQPSMSQMPQPPLSQGPPPPPPNQQQQPSQPTRWVPPRNRANGFGDTSGNGTGQSPPASSGVGVVPGVPSEPHPVLEKLRMVNNYNPKDFDWNPKQGRVFIIKSYSEDDIHRSIKYNIWCSTEHGNKRLDAAYRSLGGKGPLYLLFSVNGSGHFCGVAEMRSPVDYNTSAGVWSQDKWKGRFDVRWIFVKDVPNSQLRHIRLENNENKPVTNSRDTQEVPLDKARQVLKIIAGYKHTTSIFDDFSHYEKRQEEEECVKKVEVQGSEPYPSNPSNRSHYRLQDRQGRVK; translated from the exons tgcaaaacgGAGCTGTGACCCAAAAGGATACTCTGAATGATGATGAGTTTGAGCCTTACCTGAATACCCAGGCAAGACAG AGCAATGCCTATACGGCCATGTCGGACTCGTACATGCCCAGCTACTACAGTCCCTCCATAGGATTTTCATACTCTCTAAATGAGGCAGCATGGTCCACAGGTGGTGACCCTCCTATGCCTTACCTGGCCTCCTATGGACAGCTGAGCAATGGGGAGCCCCACTACCTCCCAGACGCTATGTTTGGCCAGCCAGGCCCCCTTGGGAGCAACCCATTCCTGGGACAGCATGGTTTCAATTTCTTCCCAAGTGGTATCGACTTCTCTGCATGGGGAAACAGCAGCTCTCAGGGACAGTCTGGGACACCGCAGAGTTCTGGATACAGCAGCAGCTATGCCTATGCTCCCAGCTCTCTTGGGGGTGCCATGATCGATGGACAGTCCCCATTCGCACCTGCTGCCAATGAGCCCCTTAACAAGGCACCTGGTATGAACAGCCTTGACCAGGGCATGGCGGGGCTTAAAATTGGTAGTGCTGCTCCTGGGGGTAACGGGGACATGACTCCTAAGGTCGTTGGTTCTGGTTTACCTGGTGGGGGTCCCCTTGGTCCTGTATCATCTGTAGGACCGCCCAGTATGCCTCCTGTCTCTATTGCCCCTGCCAAACCTGCTTCTTGGGCCGATATTGCCAGCAAGCCAGCCAAGCCACAGCCCAAGCTGAAAACCAAGGGTGGCATGGCCGGTGCCAATTTGCCTCCTCCACCTATTAAACATAACATGGACATTGGCACTTGGGACAACAAGGGTACAATGCCTAAAGCTGCCACCCCTCAGCAGGTGCCCCCCATCTCCAGTAATGGGCAGCCACCCAGTCAGGCATCCCCCCAGCCTGGAGCTACTGCTGCAGGGACCCCACAACTACCCCTCAGCAATGGACAGATGATACCCCCAGTTTCCCAGATGGGGCAGCATCAGCTTCCACCTACTGGACAGCCAAGTATGTCACAGATGCCCCAACCACCTCTGTCCCAGGGTCCTCCACCTCCTCCCCCTAACCAACAACAGCAACCCTCTCAACCTACTCGCTGGGTCCCTCCAAGGAATCGGGCTAATGGATTTGGGGACACCAGTGGAAATGGTACTGGTCAGTCACCTCCTGCCTCTTCAGGTGTGGGTGTGGTTCCTGGGGTTCCTTCTGAGCCTCACCCAGTTTTAGAAAAGTTGAGAATGGTCAACAACTATAACCCGAAGGACTTCGATTGGAATCCCAAGCAAGGTCGGGTGTTTATCATTAAGAGCTACTCTGAGGATGACATCCACCGTTCCATCAAGTATAACATCTGGTGCAGCACGGAGCATGGCAACAAGAGGCTTGATGCAGCGTACCGTTCACTGGGTGGGAAAGGCCCACTTTATCTTCTTTTCAGTGTCAATGGGAGTGGCCATTTCTGTGGTGTAGCAGAGATGCGCTCACCCGTGGACTACAACACGTCTGCTGGCGTGTGGTCACAGGACAAGTGGAAGGGGCGTTTTGACGTGCGCTGGATCTTTGTTAAGGACGTTCCCAACAGTCAGTTGAGGCACATTCGACTGGAGAACAACGAGAACAAGCCAGTGACCAACTCTCGGGACACACAGGAGGTACCACTGGACAAGGCCCGGCAAGTGCTAAAGATCATCGCTGGATACAAACACACCACTTCAATCTTTGATGACTTTTCTCACTACGAGAAGCGCCAGGAAGAGGAAGAGTGTGTGAAAAAG